From Geomonas agri, one genomic window encodes:
- a CDS encoding electron transfer flavoprotein subunit beta/FixA family protein, giving the protein MYVVACIKQVPDTTQVQIDPVTNTLVRDGIPFIVNPYDTHAVEESLRMKARYGFKAAALSMGPPNTEATLRKALALGVDEAILCSDRAFGGADTLSTSNVLAAAIRKLAQEDEVGIVFCGKQTIDGDTAQVGPGIAIRLGFSQLTLVDRIEHLDFLAKKIRVRRKLEGRYEIVEAKLPAMITVVRELNRPRYPTVPMRLKAAKAEVKVWDNKELQLDPNSVGLKGSPTWVSRIFSPQRAAGEIIGDGLGDPAGTARLLLEKLVASDMLAV; this is encoded by the coding sequence ATGTACGTAGTGGCTTGCATTAAACAGGTGCCGGATACAACCCAGGTGCAGATCGACCCGGTCACTAATACGCTGGTGCGCGATGGCATTCCCTTCATCGTCAACCCTTACGACACCCACGCCGTCGAGGAAAGCCTGCGCATGAAGGCCCGCTACGGCTTCAAGGCGGCCGCACTCTCGATGGGGCCGCCCAACACGGAGGCGACCCTCCGTAAGGCGCTGGCCCTCGGGGTGGACGAGGCGATCCTCTGCTCGGACCGCGCCTTCGGCGGCGCAGACACGCTTTCCACCAGCAACGTGCTGGCGGCGGCGATCAGGAAACTAGCCCAGGAGGACGAGGTGGGCATCGTCTTCTGCGGCAAACAGACCATCGACGGCGATACGGCCCAGGTCGGCCCGGGCATCGCCATCCGCCTCGGATTCTCGCAGCTTACCCTGGTGGACCGGATCGAGCACCTCGACTTTCTTGCCAAGAAGATCCGGGTCCGGCGCAAGCTGGAAGGTCGCTACGAGATCGTGGAGGCGAAGCTGCCGGCGATGATCACGGTGGTGCGCGAACTGAACCGCCCGCGCTACCCGACAGTCCCCATGCGGCTCAAGGCTGCCAAGGCGGAGGTCAAGGTCTGGGACAATAAGGAACTCCAGCTGGACCCGAACAGCGTCGGCCTGAAGGGCTCGCCCACCTGGGTGAGCAGGATCTTCTCGCCGCAACGCGCGGCGGGCGAGATCATCGGCGACGGCCTGGGCGACCCGGCGGGCACCGCCCGGCTGTTGCTGGAGAAGCTGGTTGCCAGCGACATGCTGGCGGTGTAG